One segment of Carya illinoinensis cultivar Pawnee chromosome 1, C.illinoinensisPawnee_v1, whole genome shotgun sequence DNA contains the following:
- the LOC122292620 gene encoding uncharacterized protein LOC122292620 gives MLTYGVTADFMDEYLKIGETTALRSLKMSVKTVVSIFSEEYLRKPNNNDIVRLLAVDEKRGFPEAVASYNLWIWHAFFGLPGSHNDINVLDRSFIFSDLAQGRTPTINYTINGHNYAMGYYLADGIYPQWATFVKTISAPQGNKKKYFAAAQESARKDVERAFRMLQARFSIISGPARFFHIETLNEIMMACIILHNMIIENERADNREEEFEYEQLPETTHDPVSTGPTPEFSEFIQRHHALRDRRIHSQLQTDLVKHLWQQYSAA, from the exons ATGCTTACATATGGTGTCACGgctgattttatggatgaatatttGAAGATAGGAGAGACTACTGCATTAAGAAGCCTAAAGATGTCTGTCAAAACTGTTGTCTCAATTTTTTCTGAAGAGTACTTAAGAAAACCCAACAATAATGACATTGTTAGATTACTCGCAGTTGATGAGAAACGTGGATTTCCAG aagcagtggCTTCTTACAATCTATGGATTTGGCATGCCTTTTTTGGGTTACCGGGATCTCATAATGATATAAATGTGCTTGATagatcatttatattttctgaCCTTGCTCAAGGGCGTACTCCGACTATTAATTACACTATTAATGGTCATAACTATGCAATGGGGTACTATCTTGCTGATGGCATTTATCCGCAATGGGCAACATTTGTTAAAACTATCTCAGCTCCAcaaggaaacaagaaaaaatattttgctgCAGCCCAAGAGTCTGCAAGAAAGGATGTGGAGCGTGCTTTTAGGATGCTTCAAGCACGATTTTCTATAATTAGTGGACCTGCACGATTTTTCCACATTGAAACACTCAATGAAATTATGATGGCatgcataattttacataatatgattATTGAAAATGAACGGGCTGACAATagagaagaagagtttgaataTGAACAGTTGCCAGAAACTACACACGATCCAGTGTCAACCGGCCCTACACCTGAATTTAGCGAATTCATTCAACGTCATCATGCTCTTAGGGATAGAAGAATCCATTCTCAACTCCAAACAGATCTCGTCAAGCACTTATGGCAACAATATAGTGCCGCATAA